The Azospirillum baldaniorum genome contains a region encoding:
- the rpoB gene encoding DNA-directed RNA polymerase subunit beta, with protein sequence MAKSFTGRKRVRKSFGRIPEVTQMPNLIEVQRSSYDHFLQMDVPPEKRANLGLQEVFRSVFPIKDFSDRAVLDFVKYELEQPKYDVEECQQRGMTFAAPLKVTLRLSVFDVEEDTGLRSIRDIKEQDVYMGDMPLMTANGTFIINGTERVIVSQMHRSPGVFFDHDKGKTHSSGKYLFAARVIPYRGSWLDFEFDAKDLVYVRIDRRRKLPATTLLFALDGAETEALRAERKAQKKDLLPYEAQGMAKEEILNFFYDTITYTRASGGWKTPFNADRMKGVKVASDLVDAASGQVVAEAGTKMTPRLIKKLVEGGLAEQLVSTEELTGRYLAVDIINERTGEVLFEAGDELSASDLDKLEKAGVDELPVLAIDHLNVGAYIRNTMAADRNASREDALIDIYRVMRPGEPPTLESAEALFAGLFFDSERYDLSAVGRVKMNARLNFQTDDSVRVLRKQDIMSILKVLVNLKDGRGEIDDIDHLGNRRVRSVGELMENQYRVGLLRMERAIRERMSSVEIDTVMPHDLINAKPAAAAVREFFGSSQLSQFMDQTNPLSEITHKRRLSALGPGGLTRERAGFEVRDVHPTHYGRICPIETPEGPNIGLINSLATYARVNQYGFIESPYRKVRDSIVTDEVVYLSAMEEGRYVVAQANAELDADNRFAADLVSCRQGGEYLMFRPEAIDLIDVSPKQLVSVAAALIPFLENDDANRALMGSNMQRQAVPLVKADAPLVGTGMEATVARDSGVTIVAKRKGIVDQIDATRIVVRATDSSDATAPGVDIYNLLKFQRSNQNTCITQRPLVKVGDRVAAGDIIADGPSTELGELALGRNVLVAFMPWNGYNFEDSILINERIVKDDVFTSIHIEEFEVMARDTKLGQEEITRDIPNVGEEALKNLDEAGIVYIGAEVRPGDILVGKVTPKGESPMTPEEKLLRAIFGEKASDVRDTSLRLPPGVAGTIVEVRVFSRRGVDKDERALAIERAEIEKLAKDRDDERAILERSFYTRLKEVILGQTAQSGPKGMRAGTVLTDAELANLTKGQWRQISIADEQVMETVESLGKVFDDSIQALQNRFENKVEKLQRGDELPPGVMKMVKVFVAVKRKLQPGDKMAGRHGNKGVVSRILPQEDMPYLEDGQPVDLVLNPLGVPSRMNIGQILETHLGWASAGLGKQIGRAIDQYRLAMKGRGDAAQTMDGLRITLKEAYGQKVYDDQIADMTEGELLELGGNLRKGVPFATPVFDGAREEDICQQLEKAGLDRSGQVTLIDGRTGEAFDRKVTVGYIYMLKLHHLVDDKIHARSIGPYSLVTQQPLGGKAQFGGQRFGEMEVWALEAYGAAYTLQEMLTVKSDDVSGRTKVYEAIVRGDDNFEAGIPESFNVLVKELRSLGLNVELNQRSY encoded by the coding sequence ATGGCCAAATCCTTTACGGGTCGAAAGCGTGTTCGGAAGAGCTTCGGGCGCATCCCGGAAGTCACCCAGATGCCCAACCTCATCGAGGTGCAGCGCAGCTCCTACGACCACTTCCTGCAAATGGACGTCCCGCCGGAAAAGCGGGCCAACCTGGGTCTGCAGGAGGTGTTCCGGTCGGTGTTCCCGATCAAGGACTTCTCCGACCGCGCCGTCCTCGACTTCGTGAAGTACGAGCTTGAGCAGCCGAAGTATGACGTCGAAGAGTGCCAGCAGCGCGGCATGACCTTCGCCGCCCCGCTGAAGGTGACCCTGCGCCTCTCCGTCTTCGACGTGGAAGAGGACACGGGGCTGCGCTCGATCCGCGACATCAAGGAGCAGGACGTCTACATGGGCGACATGCCCCTGATGACGGCCAACGGCACCTTCATCATCAACGGCACCGAGCGCGTCATCGTCTCGCAGATGCACCGCAGCCCGGGCGTCTTCTTCGACCATGACAAGGGCAAGACCCACTCGTCGGGCAAGTATCTCTTCGCCGCCCGCGTGATCCCGTACCGCGGCTCCTGGCTGGACTTCGAGTTCGACGCCAAGGACCTCGTCTACGTGCGCATCGACCGCCGCCGCAAGCTGCCGGCCACCACGCTGCTGTTCGCTCTGGACGGCGCGGAGACCGAGGCGCTGCGCGCCGAGCGGAAGGCTCAGAAGAAGGACCTGCTGCCCTACGAGGCGCAGGGCATGGCGAAGGAAGAAATCCTCAACTTCTTCTACGACACCATCACCTACACCCGCGCGTCGGGCGGCTGGAAGACCCCCTTCAACGCTGACCGCATGAAGGGCGTGAAGGTCGCCTCCGACCTCGTGGACGCGGCCTCCGGCCAAGTCGTCGCCGAGGCCGGCACCAAGATGACGCCGCGCCTGATCAAGAAGCTGGTCGAGGGCGGCCTCGCCGAGCAGCTCGTCTCCACCGAGGAGCTGACCGGCCGCTACCTCGCCGTCGACATCATCAACGAGCGGACCGGCGAAGTCCTGTTCGAAGCCGGTGACGAATTGTCGGCGAGCGATCTCGACAAGCTGGAGAAGGCCGGCGTCGACGAGCTGCCGGTGCTGGCGATCGACCACCTGAACGTCGGCGCCTACATCCGCAACACGATGGCCGCCGACCGCAACGCGTCCCGCGAGGACGCGCTGATCGACATCTACCGCGTCATGCGTCCGGGCGAGCCGCCGACCCTGGAGTCGGCCGAGGCGCTGTTCGCCGGCCTGTTCTTCGACAGCGAGCGCTACGACCTGTCGGCGGTGGGCCGCGTCAAGATGAACGCGCGCCTGAACTTCCAGACCGACGACAGCGTCCGCGTCCTGCGCAAGCAGGACATCATGTCGATCCTCAAGGTTCTGGTGAACCTGAAGGACGGCCGCGGCGAGATCGACGACATCGACCATCTCGGCAACCGCCGCGTCCGCTCGGTCGGCGAGCTGATGGAGAACCAGTACCGCGTCGGCCTGCTGCGCATGGAGCGCGCGATCCGCGAGCGCATGAGCTCGGTCGAGATCGACACGGTCATGCCGCACGACCTGATCAACGCCAAGCCGGCGGCCGCCGCCGTGCGCGAGTTCTTCGGCTCGTCGCAGCTCTCGCAGTTCATGGACCAGACCAACCCGCTGTCCGAGATCACGCACAAGCGTCGTCTCTCGGCCCTCGGCCCGGGCGGTCTGACCCGCGAGCGCGCCGGCTTCGAGGTGCGCGACGTGCACCCGACGCACTACGGCCGCATCTGCCCGATTGAGACGCCGGAAGGCCCGAACATCGGTCTGATCAACTCGCTGGCGACCTACGCCCGCGTGAACCAGTACGGCTTCATCGAGAGCCCGTACCGCAAGGTGCGCGACAGCATCGTCACCGACGAGGTGGTCTACCTCTCCGCCATGGAGGAGGGCCGCTACGTCGTCGCCCAGGCGAACGCCGAGCTGGACGCGGACAACCGCTTCGCCGCCGACCTCGTGTCGTGCCGGCAGGGTGGCGAATACCTGATGTTCCGCCCGGAGGCCATCGACCTGATCGACGTGTCGCCGAAGCAGCTCGTCTCCGTCGCCGCGGCGCTGATCCCGTTCCTGGAGAACGACGACGCGAACCGCGCGCTGATGGGCTCGAACATGCAGCGTCAGGCGGTGCCGCTGGTCAAGGCCGACGCGCCGCTGGTCGGCACGGGCATGGAGGCCACGGTGGCCCGTGACTCCGGCGTGACCATCGTCGCCAAGCGCAAGGGCATCGTCGACCAGATCGACGCGACCCGCATCGTGGTCCGGGCGACCGACTCGTCCGACGCCACGGCGCCGGGCGTGGACATCTACAACCTGCTGAAGTTCCAGCGTTCCAACCAGAACACCTGCATCACCCAGCGTCCGCTGGTGAAGGTGGGCGACCGCGTGGCGGCCGGCGACATCATCGCCGACGGCCCCTCGACGGAGCTGGGCGAGCTGGCGCTGGGCCGCAACGTGCTCGTCGCCTTCATGCCGTGGAACGGCTACAACTTCGAGGACTCGATCCTCATCAACGAGCGCATCGTCAAGGACGACGTCTTCACCTCGATCCACATCGAGGAGTTCGAGGTCATGGCCCGCGACACCAAGCTGGGCCAGGAGGAAATCACCCGCGACATTCCGAACGTCGGTGAGGAAGCCCTCAAGAACCTCGACGAGGCCGGCATCGTCTACATCGGAGCCGAGGTCCGTCCGGGCGACATCCTGGTCGGCAAGGTGACGCCGAAGGGCGAAAGCCCGATGACTCCGGAAGAGAAGCTGCTTCGCGCCATCTTCGGCGAGAAGGCGTCCGACGTCCGCGACACCTCGCTGCGCCTGCCGCCGGGCGTCGCCGGGACGATCGTCGAGGTCCGCGTGTTCAGCCGCCGCGGCGTCGACAAGGACGAGCGCGCCCTGGCGATCGAGCGGGCCGAGATCGAGAAGCTGGCCAAGGATCGCGATGACGAGCGCGCGATCCTGGAGCGCAGCTTCTACACCCGCCTGAAGGAAGTCATCCTCGGCCAGACCGCGCAGTCCGGCCCGAAGGGCATGCGGGCCGGCACGGTCCTGACCGACGCCGAGCTGGCGAACCTGACCAAGGGCCAGTGGCGCCAGATCTCCATCGCCGACGAGCAGGTGATGGAGACGGTGGAGAGCCTGGGCAAGGTCTTCGACGACTCGATCCAGGCGCTGCAGAACCGCTTCGAGAACAAGGTCGAGAAGCTGCAGCGCGGCGACGAGCTGCCGCCGGGCGTGATGAAGATGGTCAAGGTCTTCGTCGCGGTGAAGCGCAAGCTGCAGCCGGGCGACAAGATGGCCGGCCGCCACGGCAACAAGGGTGTGGTTTCCCGCATCCTGCCGCAGGAGGACATGCCGTACCTGGAAGACGGCCAGCCGGTCGATCTGGTGCTGAACCCGCTGGGCGTGCCGTCGCGCATGAACATCGGTCAGATCCTGGAGACCCATCTGGGCTGGGCGTCGGCCGGCCTCGGCAAGCAGATCGGCCGCGCCATCGACCAGTACCGTCTCGCCATGAAGGGCCGCGGCGACGCCGCCCAGACCATGGACGGGCTGCGCATCACGCTGAAGGAAGCCTACGGCCAGAAGGTCTACGACGACCAGATCGCCGACATGACCGAAGGCGAGCTGCTGGAGCTGGGCGGCAACCTGCGCAAGGGCGTTCCCTTCGCCACGCCGGTCTTCGACGGCGCGCGCGAGGAGGACATCTGCCAGCAGCTGGAGAAGGCGGGTCTCGACCGTTCCGGTCAGGTCACCCTGATCGACGGCCGCACCGGCGAGGCCTTCGACCGCAAGGTGACAGTCGGCTACATCTACATGCTGAAGCTGCACCACCTGGTGGACGACAAGATCCACGCGCGCTCGATCGGTCCCTACTCGCTGGTCACCCAGCAGCCGCTCGGCGGTAAGGCCCAGTTCGGCGGACAGCGCTTCGGTGAAATGGAAGTGTGGGCGCTCGAAGCCTACGGCGCCGCCTACACGCTGCAGGAAATGCTCACGGTCAAGTCGGACGACGTGTCCGGCCGCACCAAGGTCTACGAGGCGATCGTCCGCGGCGACGACAACTTCGAGGCGGGCATCCCTGAGTCCTTCAACGTTCTGGTCAAGGAGCTGCGCTCCCTGGGCCTGAACGTCGAGCTGAACCAGCGGTCGTACTGA
- the rpoC gene encoding DNA-directed RNA polymerase subunit beta' has product MNELMNIFGQVQGPQSFDQIRIQIASPERIRSWSFGEIKKPETINYRTFKPERDGLFCARIFGPIKDYECLCGKYKRMKYRGIICEKCGVEVTLSKVRRERMGHIELASPVAHIWFLKSLPSRIGLLLDMTLKDLERILYFENYVVIEPGLTPLKLHQLLSEEEFVSAQDEYGEDAFTASIGAEALRIMLSALDMEEEKKTCREELRDTSSEAKRKKLVKRLKLIDAFLSSQSRPEWMILEVIPVIPPELRPLVPLDGGRFATSDLNDLYRRVINRNNRLKRLIELKAPDIIVRNEKRMLQEAVDALFDNGRRGRVITGANKRPLKSLSDMLKGKQGRFRQNLLGKRVDYSGRSVIVVGPELKLHQCGLPKKMALELFKPFIYAKLELYGLASTIKAAKRMVEKERPEVWDILEEVIREHPVMLNRAPTLHRLGIQAFEPTLIEGKAIQLHPLVCTAFNADFDGDQMAVHVPLSLEAQLEARVLMMSTNNILSPANGKPIIVPSQDIVLGLYYITMDRPGEKGEGMTFANVGEIEQALDAKVVTLHAKVKARYKGVDENGDEKISIVETTPGRMLLSEILPRNPAVPFALINRLLTKKDVGNVIDAVYRHCGQKETVIFADRLMKLGFGHACRAGISFGKDDMVIPEAKKKLVNDSKERVKEFEQQYLDGLITQGEKYNKVVDVWSECTEKVATEMMKVISDTKPGKPVNSVYMMAHSGARGSAAQIRQLAGMRGLMAKPSGEIIETPIISNFKEGLTVLEYFNSTHGARKGLADTALKTANSGYLTRRLVDVAQDAIIVETDCGTDKGITVKAVIDGGEVISPLGDRILGRTVVGDLIDPLNGELIVPNAGLIDEPTVDRIERSGIDSVMIRSVLTCETKDGVCAKCYGRDLARGTLVNVGEAVGVIAAQSIGEPGTQLTMRTFHIGGAAQRGAEQSQVEAAFDATVRIHNRNVVINSSNIPVVMGRSTEVILLDEQGRERARHRVPYGAKLLADEGVKVERGQKLAEWDPYTLPIITEREGTAHYVDLVEGISMREVMDEATGISSKVVVDWRQQPRGADLKPRITLRDERGEIITLANGLEARYFMSVDAILSVENGAHVRAGDVLARIPRESSKTRDITGGLPRVAELFEARRPKDFAIISDLDGRVEFGKDYKTKRRIVVRNDETGDEREYLIPKGKHISVQEGDYVQRGDLLMDGNPVPHDILSVMGVEALANYLINEIQDVYRLQGVKINDKHIEVIVRQMLQKVEITDAGETTFLVGEQVDRQEFDEENEKTVAEGLKPAAGHPVLQGITKASLQTRSFISAASFQETTRVLTEAAVSGKTDNLEGLKENVIVGRLIPAGTGSVVNRLKQIAAERDRALAEGEGQDGEAPALPHPGESTAA; this is encoded by the coding sequence ATGAACGAGTTGATGAACATTTTCGGCCAGGTCCAGGGTCCCCAGAGCTTCGATCAGATCCGCATTCAGATCGCGAGCCCCGAGCGCATCCGGTCCTGGTCGTTCGGCGAGATCAAGAAGCCGGAAACCATCAACTATCGCACTTTCAAGCCTGAGCGCGACGGTCTGTTCTGCGCCCGCATCTTCGGCCCGATCAAGGACTACGAGTGCTTGTGCGGCAAGTACAAGCGCATGAAGTACCGCGGCATCATCTGCGAGAAGTGCGGCGTCGAGGTGACGCTGTCGAAGGTCCGGCGCGAGCGCATGGGCCACATCGAGCTGGCCTCGCCGGTCGCCCACATCTGGTTCCTGAAGTCCCTGCCGAGCCGCATCGGTCTGCTGCTCGACATGACGCTGAAGGATCTGGAGCGCATCCTCTACTTCGAGAACTACGTCGTCATCGAGCCGGGCCTGACCCCGCTGAAGCTCCACCAGCTCCTCAGCGAGGAGGAGTTCGTCTCCGCCCAGGACGAGTACGGCGAGGACGCCTTCACCGCCTCCATCGGTGCCGAAGCGCTGCGCATCATGCTGTCGGCGCTCGACATGGAGGAGGAGAAGAAGACCTGCCGCGAGGAGCTGCGGGACACTTCGTCCGAGGCCAAGCGCAAGAAGCTCGTGAAGCGCCTGAAGCTGATCGACGCCTTCCTGTCGTCGCAGTCGCGTCCGGAATGGATGATCCTGGAAGTCATTCCGGTGATCCCGCCGGAGCTGCGCCCGCTCGTCCCGCTGGACGGCGGCCGCTTCGCGACGTCCGACCTGAACGACCTGTACCGCCGCGTCATCAACCGCAACAACCGTCTGAAGCGGCTGATCGAGCTGAAGGCGCCGGACATCATCGTCCGCAACGAGAAGCGCATGCTGCAGGAGGCCGTCGACGCGCTGTTCGACAACGGCCGCCGTGGCCGCGTCATCACCGGCGCCAACAAGCGTCCGCTGAAGTCGCTGTCCGACATGCTGAAGGGCAAGCAGGGCCGCTTCCGTCAGAACCTCCTCGGCAAGCGCGTCGACTACTCGGGCCGTTCGGTCATCGTGGTCGGTCCGGAGCTGAAGCTGCATCAGTGCGGCCTGCCGAAGAAGATGGCGCTGGAGCTGTTCAAGCCCTTCATCTACGCGAAGCTGGAGCTGTATGGCCTCGCCTCGACCATCAAGGCCGCCAAGCGGATGGTCGAGAAGGAGCGTCCCGAGGTGTGGGACATCCTGGAGGAGGTCATCCGCGAGCATCCGGTGATGCTGAACCGCGCGCCGACGCTGCACCGCCTGGGCATCCAGGCCTTCGAGCCGACGCTGATCGAAGGCAAGGCGATCCAGCTCCACCCGCTGGTCTGCACCGCCTTCAACGCGGACTTCGACGGTGACCAGATGGCCGTGCACGTTCCGCTGAGCCTCGAGGCCCAGTTGGAAGCGCGCGTCCTGATGATGTCGACCAACAACATCCTGTCGCCCGCCAACGGCAAGCCGATCATCGTGCCGTCGCAGGACATCGTGCTGGGTCTCTACTACATCACGATGGACCGGCCGGGCGAGAAGGGCGAGGGCATGACCTTCGCCAACGTCGGCGAGATCGAGCAGGCGCTGGACGCCAAGGTCGTGACGCTGCACGCCAAGGTGAAGGCGCGCTACAAGGGCGTGGACGAGAACGGCGACGAGAAGATCTCCATCGTGGAGACGACTCCGGGCCGCATGCTGCTGTCCGAGATCCTGCCGCGCAACCCGGCGGTGCCCTTCGCGCTGATCAACCGCCTGCTGACCAAGAAGGACGTCGGCAACGTCATCGACGCCGTCTACCGCCATTGCGGTCAGAAGGAGACGGTGATCTTCGCCGACCGCCTGATGAAGCTCGGCTTCGGCCACGCCTGTCGCGCCGGCATCTCCTTCGGCAAGGATGACATGGTCATCCCCGAGGCGAAGAAGAAGCTGGTCAACGACAGCAAGGAGCGGGTGAAGGAGTTCGAGCAGCAGTATCTCGACGGCCTGATCACCCAGGGCGAGAAGTACAACAAGGTCGTCGACGTCTGGTCGGAATGCACCGAGAAGGTGGCGACGGAGATGATGAAGGTCATCTCCGACACCAAGCCGGGCAAGCCGGTCAACTCGGTCTACATGATGGCCCACTCCGGCGCGCGTGGCTCGGCCGCCCAGATCCGCCAGCTGGCGGGCATGCGCGGCCTGATGGCCAAGCCGTCGGGCGAGATCATCGAGACGCCGATCATCTCGAACTTCAAAGAAGGCCTGACCGTGCTGGAGTACTTCAACTCCACCCACGGCGCCCGCAAGGGCTTGGCCGACACCGCCTTGAAGACGGCGAACTCCGGTTACCTGACCCGTCGTCTCGTCGACGTGGCCCAGGACGCCATCATCGTCGAGACGGATTGCGGCACCGACAAGGGCATCACCGTCAAGGCGGTGATCGACGGCGGCGAGGTCATCTCGCCGCTGGGCGACCGCATCCTCGGCCGGACGGTGGTCGGTGACCTGATCGACCCGCTGAACGGCGAGCTGATCGTGCCGAACGCCGGCCTGATCGACGAGCCCACGGTGGACCGCATCGAGCGTTCGGGCATCGACAGCGTCATGATCCGCTCGGTCCTGACCTGCGAGACCAAGGACGGCGTCTGCGCCAAGTGCTACGGCCGCGATCTGGCCCGCGGCACGCTGGTGAACGTCGGCGAGGCGGTCGGCGTCATCGCCGCCCAGTCGATCGGCGAGCCGGGCACGCAGCTCACCATGCGCACGTTCCACATCGGTGGCGCGGCGCAGCGCGGTGCGGAGCAGAGCCAGGTGGAGGCGGCGTTCGATGCCACGGTGCGGATCCACAACCGCAACGTCGTCATCAACTCCTCCAACATCCCGGTGGTCATGGGCCGCAGCACCGAGGTGATCCTGCTCGACGAGCAGGGCCGCGAGCGGGCGCGTCACCGCGTTCCGTACGGTGCGAAGCTGCTGGCCGACGAGGGCGTGAAGGTCGAGCGCGGCCAGAAGCTGGCCGAGTGGGACCCCTACACCCTGCCGATCATCACCGAGCGCGAGGGTACCGCCCACTACGTCGACCTCGTCGAAGGCATCTCCATGCGCGAGGTGATGGACGAGGCGACCGGCATCTCGTCCAAGGTCGTGGTGGACTGGCGTCAGCAGCCGCGCGGTGCGGATCTGAAGCCGCGCATCACGCTGCGCGACGAGCGGGGCGAGATCATCACGCTGGCCAACGGTCTGGAGGCCCGCTACTTCATGTCGGTGGACGCCATTCTCTCGGTCGAGAACGGTGCCCATGTCCGGGCCGGCGACGTGCTGGCGCGTATCCCGCGCGAATCGTCCAAGACCCGCGACATCACGGGCGGTCTGCCGCGCGTGGCCGAGCTGTTCGAGGCGCGCCGTCCGAAGGACTTCGCGATCATCTCGGACCTCGACGGCCGCGTGGAGTTCGGCAAGGACTACAAGACCAAGCGCCGCATCGTCGTCCGCAACGACGAGACGGGGGACGAGCGCGAGTATCTGATCCCGAAGGGCAAGCACATCTCCGTGCAGGAGGGTGACTATGTCCAGCGCGGCGATCTGCTGATGGACGGCAACCCGGTGCCGCACGACATTCTGTCGGTGATGGGCGTGGAGGCTCTGGCCAACTACCTCATCAACGAGATCCAGGACGTCTATCGACTGCAGGGTGTGAAGATCAACGACAAGCACATCGAGGTGATCGTCCGCCAGATGCTGCAGAAGGTCGAGATCACCGACGCCGGCGAGACCACCTTCCTGGTGGGCGAGCAGGTCGACCGTCAGGAGTTCGACGAGGAGAACGAGAAGACCGTCGCCGAGGGGCTGAAGCCGGCCGCCGGCCATCCGGTCCTGCAGGGCATCACCAAGGCGTCGCTGCAGACCCGGTCCTTCATCTCCGCAGCGTCGTTCCAGGAAACCACCCGCGTCCTCACCGAGGCGGCGGTGTCGGGCAAGACCGACAACCTGGAAGGCCTGAAGGAGAACGTCATCGTCGGCCGCCTGATCCCGGCGGGCACCGGCTCCGTCGTCAACCGCCTGAAGCAGATCGCCGCCGAGCGGGATCGCGCCCTGGCGGAGGGCGAGGGCCAGGACGGCGAGGCTCCGGCCCTGCCGCATCCGGGCGAGAGCACCGCGGCCTGA
- a CDS encoding DJ-1/PfpI family protein, which yields MTENAPSFGLLLFPNVTQLDLTGPYEVLARVPGAQVHLLWKTLDPVRSDTGLTILPTSTLAEAPPLDLLLVPGGGGINALLADEEVLAFLAERASGTRYLSGICTGSLVLGAAGLLEGKRAGTHWASRGFLSAFGATPVAERVVVDGTLFTGGGVTAGIDVALRIVGELFGEQTAKLIQLSIEYDPKPPFDSGSPDGAGAQVTDQLLARMRPMLDARAAAVAAGAEALRRRRSARAS from the coding sequence ATGACCGAGAACGCGCCAAGCTTCGGCCTGCTGCTGTTTCCCAACGTCACGCAACTCGACCTCACCGGCCCCTATGAGGTGCTGGCTCGTGTGCCCGGCGCCCAGGTGCATCTGCTGTGGAAGACGCTCGATCCGGTGCGCTCGGACACCGGCCTGACCATTCTTCCCACCTCCACCCTCGCCGAAGCGCCGCCGCTCGACCTTCTTCTGGTGCCGGGCGGTGGCGGGATCAACGCGCTGCTCGCCGACGAGGAGGTCCTCGCCTTCCTGGCGGAACGGGCATCCGGCACCCGGTATCTCTCCGGGATCTGCACCGGTTCCCTGGTGCTCGGCGCCGCCGGGTTGCTGGAGGGGAAGCGGGCCGGCACGCATTGGGCGTCCCGCGGCTTCCTCTCCGCCTTTGGCGCCACGCCGGTCGCCGAGCGCGTGGTGGTGGACGGCACGCTGTTCACCGGCGGCGGCGTGACGGCCGGAATCGATGTGGCGCTGCGGATCGTCGGCGAACTGTTCGGCGAGCAGACCGCGAAGCTCATCCAGCTTTCCATAGAATACGACCCGAAGCCCCCCTTCGACTCCGGTTCGCCGGACGGGGCGGGCGCCCAGGTGACGGACCAGCTTCTCGCGCGGATGCGCCCGATGCTGGACGCGCGGGCGGCGGCGGTGGCGGCGGGCGCGGAGGCGTTGCGCCGCCGCCGGTCCGCTCGCGCCAGCTGA
- the rpsL gene encoding 30S ribosomal protein S12 has product MPTINQLIRKPREPLAARNKVPAMEACPQKRGVCTRVYTTTPKKPNSALRKVARVRLTNGFEVTSYIPGEGHNLQEHSVVMIRGGRVKDLPGVRYHIIRGTLDTQGVKDRKQRRSKYGAKRPK; this is encoded by the coding sequence ATGCCGACGATCAACCAGTTGATCCGTAAGCCGCGCGAGCCCTTGGCCGCGCGCAATAAGGTTCCCGCGATGGAGGCGTGCCCGCAGAAGCGTGGCGTCTGCACCCGCGTCTACACGACCACGCCGAAGAAGCCGAACTCGGCTCTGCGTAAGGTCGCCCGCGTTCGCCTGACGAACGGCTTCGAAGTGACCTCCTACATCCCCGGTGAAGGCCATAACCTCCAGGAACACTCGGTGGTTATGATCCGCGGCGGCCGTGTGAAGGATCTTCCCGGCGTTCGCTACCACATCATCCGCGGCACGCTCGATACCCAGGGCGTGAAGGACCGTAAGCAGCGTCGTTCGAAGTACGGCGCGAAGCGTCCGAAGTAA
- the rpsG gene encoding 30S ribosomal protein S7: protein MSRRRRAEKREVLPDAKYGDRVLTKFMNCLMLDGKKSAAERIVYGALSRIEAKTKNEPVQVFHDALLNVKPHLEVRSRRVGGATYQVPVEVRTDRAQALAIRWLIGAARARSENTMTERLSGELLDAANQRGTAVKKREDTHRMAEANKAFSHYRW from the coding sequence ATGTCCCGTCGTCGTCGCGCCGAGAAGCGTGAGGTCCTGCCGGACGCCAAGTATGGCGACCGCGTCCTGACCAAGTTCATGAACTGCCTGATGCTGGACGGCAAGAAGTCCGCCGCCGAGCGCATCGTCTACGGCGCCCTCAGCCGCATCGAGGCCAAGACCAAGAACGAGCCGGTTCAGGTCTTCCACGACGCCCTGCTGAACGTGAAGCCGCACCTCGAAGTGCGCTCGCGTCGCGTCGGTGGCGCCACCTACCAGGTTCCGGTCGAGGTCCGCACGGACCGCGCCCAGGCCCTGGCCATCCGCTGGCTCATCGGCGCCGCCCGCGCCCGCTCGGAAAACACCATGACCGAGCGTCTGTCGGGTGAGCTGCTGGATGCCGCCAACCAGCGTGGCACCGCCGTGAAGAAGCGCGAAGACACCCATCGTATGGCGGAAGCCAACAAGGCCTTCTCGCACTACCGCTGGTAA